A region from the Candidatus Methanomethylicota archaeon genome encodes:
- the cmr1 gene encoding type III-B CRISPR module RAMP protein Cmr1 — protein sequence MNVTLKLRSENWLLLGGYDTKFHKDDPFRTQSIKGLWRYWLRAYIAGALYEAGKLKCKKECISEIKYICEKTGDILGSLNSASKFRIIVNKVSFDEKEHKNLSGAQRIRLLSLGRREKISYGENLYAEIRIEESPHVRKVDENERKLAMGALLTALSLNGIGKGGRRGLGTFSVEVNGFEGKFLKDKKIDYSMLKELINETLNSARSYLNLEVEEVSEIPPLDCIARVRIDLSEINESISLFNKKEFPVFTIIKVEPKTKKRLEDMIIELQDFFYRPERSRRMGFKITSADESQDTITRKRLAWFLGLPREQKGAGYITNVNRRASPIHLAIHEGMALFTFFLSSDWPAEIKWKGLYGEEQQGKKTLNVDGGRVKEAYLCSISSLENYLKKMNYKYEVIYP from the coding sequence ATGAATGTCACTCTTAAGTTGAGAAGTGAAAATTGGCTTCTTCTTGGAGGATATGACACAAAATTCCATAAAGATGATCCCTTCAGGACACAATCGATTAAAGGACTCTGGAGATACTGGTTAAGAGCTTACATAGCTGGAGCTCTATATGAAGCTGGAAAACTTAAGTGTAAAAAGGAATGCATATCAGAAATAAAGTATATTTGTGAAAAGACAGGAGATATCTTAGGTAGCCTTAATTCAGCTTCAAAGTTTAGAATAATTGTAAACAAAGTTTCTTTTGACGAAAAAGAACATAAGAATTTAAGTGGTGCTCAGAGAATAAGACTTCTTTCACTTGGAAGACGAGAGAAAATAAGCTATGGAGAGAATCTCTATGCAGAGATAAGGATAGAAGAATCTCCTCACGTTAGAAAAGTAGATGAAAACGAAAGAAAACTTGCAATGGGGGCACTTCTAACCGCTTTATCCTTAAATGGCATAGGAAAAGGAGGGAGAAGAGGTTTAGGTACATTTTCGGTTGAGGTTAATGGTTTTGAGGGAAAATTCTTGAAGGACAAAAAGATTGATTATAGCATGTTGAAAGAGTTAATAAACGAGACCTTGAATTCTGCAAGATCTTACCTCAATCTTGAAGTGGAAGAAGTATCTGAAATACCACCGCTTGACTGTATAGCTAGGGTGAGAATTGACTTATCAGAAATCAATGAATCAATTAGCCTATTTAACAAGAAGGAATTCCCAGTTTTTACAATAATAAAAGTTGAACCAAAAACCAAGAAAAGGTTGGAAGACATGATAATCGAACTTCAAGACTTCTTCTATAGACCAGAAAGATCAAGGAGAATGGGTTTCAAGATAACAAGTGCTGACGAAAGTCAGGATACCATAACAAGGAAAAGGTTGGCTTGGTTTTTAGGCCTCCCTAGGGAACAGAAAGGGGCGGGCTATATAACCAATGTTAATAGAAGGGCAAGTCCAATTCATCTTGCAATTCATGAAGGAATGGCTCTATTTACTTTCTTTCTCTCTAGCGACTGGCCTGCTGAGATCAAGTGGAAAGGATTATATGGAGAGGAACAACAAGGTAAAAAAACGCTAAATGTAGATGGTGGGAGAGTAAAAGAGGCATATCTTTGCTCAATTTCAAGTCTCGAAAATTATCTTAAAAAAATGAATTATAAGTATGAGGTGATTTATCCATGA
- the cmr6 gene encoding type III-B CRISPR module RAMP protein Cmr6: MRHIEEIPLDPSSINMLSWLRRESVKYLKDKAKIGKKDREEKKSLEERKRKILEKLSKAYSPEKLNEVFKKASSLLDAQKLALQACGYIVFDFSGRTNSRLIVDMANDTFGKQIFEVGLAWDPLLNLPYIPASSLKGAFRFYIEMEKKDLASILGTKEEASSIVFLNAYPISTKYNLLVPEVTTPIYKEQEGRIRETEAEPTPIIYPVINRDVIFKIVVGIKQEKKDLINQLKPFLIEVLEKGIGAKTLLGYGIITLEGIR; encoded by the coding sequence ATGAGACATATTGAAGAAATTCCCTTAGATCCATCTTCCATCAACATGCTTTCTTGGCTTAGGAGAGAGAGTGTTAAATATTTGAAAGATAAAGCTAAAATTGGGAAGAAAGATCGTGAGGAGAAAAAATCTCTAGAAGAGAGAAAGAGAAAGATATTGGAGAAATTGTCGAAAGCTTATTCTCCAGAAAAGCTTAATGAAGTGTTTAAAAAAGCTTCAAGTCTTCTTGATGCACAAAAATTAGCTCTTCAAGCATGCGGATACATAGTATTCGATTTTTCAGGAAGAACGAATTCAAGATTAATAGTAGATATGGCGAACGATACGTTTGGAAAACAAATATTTGAGGTGGGCTTAGCATGGGACCCCTTACTGAATCTCCCTTATATACCTGCATCCTCTCTTAAAGGAGCCTTTAGGTTCTACATAGAAATGGAAAAGAAAGATTTAGCCTCCATACTTGGAACTAAAGAGGAGGCATCCTCCATAGTATTTCTCAACGCATATCCTATAAGCACAAAATATAATCTTTTAGTTCCTGAAGTTACAACTCCTATCTACAAGGAGCAGGAAGGAAGGATAAGAGAAACAGAAGCTGAACCCACTCCCATAATATATCCCGTAATAAATAGGGATGTTATATTTAAGATAGTAGTTGGTATAAAGCAGGAAAAGAAAGATCTTATTAATCAACTTAAGCCGTTCTTAATAGAGGTTTTGGAAAAAGGAATTGGAGCAAAAACTCTTCTTGGATATGGTATAATAACACTTGAAGGAATTAGATAA